Sequence from the bacterium genome:
ATCCTCGAATTTTAGTGGACGTGAACCAAAACGTGCCGCTTTGGATCTTTAAAATAAGCTGAGGATGCTTTTTTGGTGGAACGACGAGTGATGAGGAAATGGGATACTGGATCTTACGATTTCTGTTTATAGTATTATTAAAAATATTTTTTCGTTTTCGTGTCGAGGGAAGAGAGAATCTTCCCCGTAAAACCAATTTTATTGTTGCGGCAAACCATGCCAGTTTCTTGGACGCTTTGGTGGTGGGGACAGCTATTGGGCAGCGCACCTATTGGATCGCTTCGCGAAAATTATATCGGGTGCTATGGTTACGGGTATTTTTCATGTTGATTGACGCAATCCCGAGCGGGAATGCGTCGCGTACGGTTGTGGCGCTCTTGGAGCGCAATAAGAATGTCGGGCTGTTTCCCGAAGGGCACGTGACGCGGGATGGACGCATGCATGAATTCAAAAGCGGTGCAGCGCTTATGGCAATAAAGACTGGCAGGCCGATCGTGCCCTGTGCGATTATCGGTACGTATGAAGCGTTGCCGATTAATGGGAGGTTCCCAAAATTGTTCTCTCCCATAACCATAAAAATCGGTAAACCAAAATATCTTTTTAAGGAGTTCGATGAGGTTATAGATGATGTTCGTCTGCAGGAGGGAATGATGCGGATCAAGAAAACGATAAAGGAGCTCATGCATGCCTGTTGAAAAACACATTTTAGAAACACGTATTACCCGTCTTATTCATGCGCCGAAATGGCGTGTCATTCGCTTGGTCACCAAAGTCTGGGATTTTCCATCGTTTGTGCCGACCGTCAAAGAAGCTACTGTCATTCATAAAGCGCATAATCATGTCAGGACGAAATGGCATATTCAGGTTGATAGCGTACCGATCAAATGGGTCGAAGAAGATACCCTGGAGCTTGAAAATGGTTGTATCCGTTTTAAAGCTATTGAAGGGGATCTGGAAACGTTTGAAGGGGAGTGGTTCTTTCGTGATCATCCTGAAGGCACGCATGTTGAGATCGTGGTGCGTTTGGCGGTGGGGATCCCTGCTATTCAGGAATTTGCCGATGCCTATATTCAGAAAATGGTGCGGCGTAATTTTGAGGCGATCTTAGAGTCTGCGGATACGCATTTGATCTCCATGCGTTATCAGGGGTTTAAACAGGGCGACCTGGATAAAGTGGCTGGATTCGGGGTGATCGGGCACTTCTATAATTTTAATCATCTGGTCAAATGTTTCCGTATGTTGAGCCCTGAGATCAAACTTCCCTCCCGGGAATTTCTTGGGCAGTTGTTCAGCATCACGCCTTCTTTTAAACTGTATGATGTCGAAGATTTCCGTTCGAAAGCTGGTGCCGTCACCCGGGGGTGTTTTATTGTGGCGACATTTATTCCGGATATGATCGAGAAGGATATGTGGGCGATATTCTCTAAGGTCGTGCGCGCCTGTAAGATCGCGGAAAAACATGGGGTGGGAGTGGTTACGCTGGGGGGGTTCACCTCAATTGTAGCAGAACGTATCGGCCATGAGATCGCCAACGAAGTGGATGTGGCAGTAACGACGGGCAACACCTATGCCTCGATCATGGCGATTGACGGAATCCTGGAAGCAGCGCGCCGGGTGGGGTTGGATCTCCGCCGTTCGAAAGCGGCGATCATTGGTGGTACCGGCGATATAGGCAGCGCCTGCGCCCGGTCTTTGACCGAGTGTATGCAGCAGGTTACTATAACTGGCCGCAATAAAGGAGGGTTACGTACGCTGCACGCTGAGTTGAGCAAGCGCCGCAAGGCCCGTATTGTTGCCACTACCGATAATCGCCGGGCAGTGCGTGATGCAGATATGGTGATCACGGCTGCTAGTTCCACGCAATCTATTTTGGAGATCAGCTGGTTTAAGCCCGGAGCGGTGATCTGTGATGTTGGTTTTCCGAAAAATATCCCCTACGTAGCGCAAAGCAGAGGGGATATTTTTATTTTTTCTGGAGGACTTGCCAAGTCTCCTACACCGATCAGTTTTCCGGTAGATACGGGTCTGCCTGC
This genomic interval carries:
- a CDS encoding SRPBCC family protein, encoding MPVEKHILETRITRLIHAPKWRVIRLVTKVWDFPSFVPTVKEATVIHKAHNHVRTKWHIQVDSVPIKWVEEDTLELENGCIRFKAIEGDLETFEGEWFFRDHPEGTHVEIVVRLAVGIPAIQEFADAYIQKMVRRNFEAILESADTHLISMRYQGFKQGDLDKVAGFGVIGHFYNFNHLVKCFRMLSPEIKLPSREFLGQLFSITPSFKLYDVEDFRSKAGAVTRGCFIVATFIPDMIEKDMWAIFSKVVRACKIAEKHGVGVVTLGGFTSIVAERIGHEIANEVDVAVTTGNTYASIMAIDGILEAARRVGLDLRRSKAAIIGGTGDIGSACARSLTECMQQVTITGRNKGGLRTLHAELSKRRKARIVATTDNRRAVRDADMVITAASSTQSILEISWFKPGAVICDVGFPKNIPYVAQSRGDIFIFSGGLAKSPTPISFPVDTGLPAKDALYGCFAEAIILALDKRYESFSYGRGNITLAKMEELRAIGAKHGFGVSDLYWGDMPVSPELIENVKDRVHA
- a CDS encoding lysophospholipid acyltransferase family protein, whose translation is MGYWILRFLFIVLLKIFFRFRVEGRENLPRKTNFIVAANHASFLDALVVGTAIGQRTYWIASRKLYRVLWLRVFFMLIDAIPSGNASRTVVALLERNKNVGLFPEGHVTRDGRMHEFKSGAALMAIKTGRPIVPCAIIGTYEALPINGRFPKLFSPITIKIGKPKYLFKEFDEVIDDVRLQEGMMRIKKTIKELMHAC